The Pseudofrankia sp. DC12 region CATCGTCGTCCGGCGCAGGAGGTCCCAGGTCTTGGCATGGGTCCAGCAGTCGACCAGGTCCGTTCGGGAGACGAGCTCCTTCTGGATGAGGGCGGCGAGCCGTTCACCGACCGCCGACGAGCCGCGGGCGTTGCCGAAGTAGTAGCAGGAGATGCCCTCGGCCTTCGGAGAGTCGCTGGCATCGAGGTGGAGGGACACGAGGAGGTCGGCGCCCTGCTCGTTCGCTCGTCTGGCGCGCTCCGCCTCGTCTGGCGACTCGTCCTCGGTGTGGACCCGGAAGGTCTCCAGCCCGGAGGAGAGGAGCCGGGCTTCAAGCCGGCGGGCCAGGTCGGCCACGACGTTCCGCTCCGTCAGGCCGTGGGCGACGACGCCCTGGTCGTCACCGCCGTGGCCGGCGTCGATCGCCACCAGCATGCCGAGGAGCGATGGGCCGCGCACTAGCAGGCGCACCGACTCTCGCAGCATGTCTGGGCGACCGCCGGTGACGGTGCGCTCCAGCCGCTTGAGCTCGCGCAGAGTGTGCGGGCCGCAGCGTCCGTCGGGCTCGAGGCCTCGATTGCGCTGGAAGTCGCGGACGGCGGACTCGGTGCGCGGGCCGAAGATCCCGTCGCTGCGGCCGACGTCGAACCCCATGTTCGACAGCCGCTCCTGCAATGCGGCTACGTCGTCGCCGGTGAGCGACTGGCCTGGTGCATGGAAGAGCAGACGATCGCCCAGGCCGTGACGGGCCTCTTCGAGAGAGCGCGCCGTGTCCGGACCGATGATGCCATCGACTGATAGGCCGCGACTCTGCTGGAAGGCGCGGACGGCGCGGTCAAGGTCGTCATCGAACAGCTCGGCGTCGGCGGCGCCGCCTTCTTCCCCGTCAGGCTGACGTGGGGCGGCCGGAAGGAACGACAGATAGGCCAGGGCGACGCGCGCGTCGGCCACGCGTGTTCCGCGGTCGCCGAGCCGGAGCAGCTTCACGGAAGACCAGCGTAGGCGATGCCGCTCATGGTCGCGCTTCGCCTTCTCATCTGCTGCTGTCGTGGTAGCCGGAACCGAACCCGGGTCAGCTCCGTCGCGAGGTCTGGGTCCGGGCCTGGCTGCGTGGCCACGGTGGGATAGCCCGCGCACCGGTGTCGGGGCGGGGCTGCGCGACGGGCGTCGGCCCTGGGCCGCGCGACGGTCGACGGGGGAAGAGAGCGTGGTCGGGCTGCAGGGCAGCGCGGTGGCGAGGCGGCCGGGATGAGAGACGGCGGTCGGGGCTGGCCGGGACACGGCTGCGAGGCCGGCCGGGTGGTGTGAAGAGGCTTCCCGGAGTCGCCGGGCGCCGGATTCCCGCAATCGTCCGACCGAGCGAGAGGATCCCGCCAGAAGCGGCCATTTCTATACGTACGGTAATGATACGTGTGCGGCTGAGATCGCCGCTGGCGGACGATCGCAGCAGTCCTGGGTAACCGGGGTGGGTTCAGGTTCGCTGTCCGCTAGCGGTGACCCCAGGGCCCTTTATCGCGGCTTCCTTATGCCCCTTTGCGCCCGGTGGCATGGCGTTGTGCGAATGCTGGAAATCCGGGGCAGCCGCCGCGGCCCGAGGCAGCTGGGCCGGCCGGACCTGGCATCGTGCGGGAGATCTGGCCGCCGGACACGTCGACGGGCCGACTCTGGCGCTGGGGCGTGCCCGCGGAGCCGAGCCGGGCCGGCGGGCCGGGGTCGGAGACGCGATCGGCCCGCCAGCCTCTCGCCCTCGCGGGCGGGGAAACTGGCGGGCCGAGAGAAGCCTGCCCGAGCGGAGCCGTCGAACGCCTCGCGCCGGAGAGCACACGCTGCCCCGCGGCCGTGGCCTGCTCAGCGGAGGCCGCGGCGGCCTGGCGGGCCGAGGCTTAGATGTACTCGGCGAGGTCCTTCAGAAGGACGCTCTTCGGCTTCGCGCCGACGATGCTCTTCGCGATCGCGCCGTCGACGAAGACCGCCATCGTCGGGATCGACATGATCTGGTAGGCCCGGGCGGTCTGCGGGTTCTCGTCGATGTTGAGCTTGACGATCCGCAGCTGGTCGCCGTGGGTCGCGGCGATCTCCTCCAGGACCGGGGCGACCATCTTGCACGGCCCGCACCACTCGGCCCAGAAGTCCACCAGCACGGGCTTGTCACTCTTGAGTACCTCGGCGTCGAACGTGCTGTCCGTCACCGGGGTGGTCGCACCTGCCATCGAACTCTTCTCCTCGGGTCGACTGCGGTTGATCTCGTCTTCAAGCTGCCTGTGGTCTAGGCGTCCTTCTCGTGGGCGGCGATCCAGCGCTCGGCGTCGAGGGCGGCGGCGCAGCCGGTGCCGGCGGCCGTGATGGCCTGCCGGTAGGTGTGGTCGACGACGTCGCCGGCGGCGAACACCCCGTCCAGGTTGGTCCGCGTTGACGGAGCCTCGACCAGCACGTAGCCCTCGTCGTCGAGCGTCACCTGGTCGCGGAACAGATCGGAGCGCGGCACGTGGCCGATCGCGACGAACAGCCCGGTCACGTCCAGCTTGTCGTCCGCGCCGGTGACCGTGTCCTTGAGCCGGACCCCGGTGAGCTTGCTGTCGCCCTCGAGCCCGGTGACGACCGCGTTCCACCGGAACTTGATCTTCGGGTTCGCCAGGGCGCGCTCGGCCATGATGGCGCTTGCGCGCAGTTTGTCCCGGCGGTGCACGACGGTCACGGAGCTGGCGAACCGGGTGAGGAACGTGGCCTCCTCCATCGCCGAGTCGCCGCCGCCGACGACCACGATGTCCTGGTCGCGGAAGAAGAAGCCGTCACAGGTCGCACAGGCCGAGACACCGCGTCCCAGCAGCTTGCCCTCGTCCGGGACGCCCAGCTTGCGATAGGCCGAACCGGTCGCGAGGATCACCGTCTTCGCGTAGTAGGTCTCCTCGCCGACCTTGACGACCTTCGGGGTGGCGGTGAGGTCGACCTCGGTCACGTCGTCCGTGACCAGTTCCGCGCCGAACCGCTCCGCCTGCTTGCGCAGGTTGTCCATCAGGTCGGGGCCCTGGATGCCCTCGGGCCAGCCCGGGAAGTTCTCCACCTCGGTGGTGGTCATCAGCGCGCCACCCGCGGACACCGCGCCCTCGAACACCAACGGGTGCAGGCTCGCGCGCGCCGTATAGATCGCTGCCGTGTATCCCGCCGGGCCGGAGCCGACGATGATGACGTCCCGGACCCCGCTGTCCTGCGCTGTCACGCCCTGCTCCCTTCACATTGCGGCCAAAGCCGCTGACACGCTAACCGCGCGGGCCAGCCAGAGATTCCTGCTGGGTTCCTGCCTGCTACCGGGCGGAACGGTACCGCGCCGCGAACTGTCCGGACCGCTGGCCCGGGTCGGCTCATCCTTCGACGAGCCCCGGCGAGGTGCCGTCGAGGCCGTCGAGGCCGTCGAAGGACAAACGATCTCCGGCGGCCGGTCGGAGCTTCGGCGCACCGCCCTACGCTGACAACTCTAAGTGACATCTTTGGTCGAATTTGTTATGGCGAAGTCGACAACGAATTGTGTACGTACAGTGTCAATATGTAGTTATTAACTACCACTAAACAGAAGTTAAGCGCCAATAATCGAGTTCCCCTGCCTTCGTCGCCTTGCTCAGGCGGCCTTCGTCGACCGTTCGTCGAACAGGGTGGCCGCGGGCAGGCGCCCGACATTGCAGTCAAGGTCGACGACAGTCAGCTGGATCCGGTCCTGACTCGCTGGAACCAGGGCCGCGCCGGGCGCCGCCGAGGCCGGCCCAACCGGGGCGGCCGCCGATGCGGACGCGGTCCCCACGGCGCTCCCCCCGTCCGGGAGGTCGAGGACGACGAGGATGGCGTCGCGTCCCCGGTAGTTGACCTCGTCGACGGCGAGCAGCGGGCCGTGCGCGGTGTCGACGAGCTCCCGATAGCAGGCCAGCAGAGCGGGGGTGGCGACGACGGCCCACGCTCCGGTGGCTGTCCGCGCGTCGGACGCGGCGAACGGAGCGGTCTCGGCGCCGGGCACTCTCCCGGCGAGCAGATCCCTCGCGTGCGCGGCGACGTTGGCCGGGTCGAGCGCCGCCCGGCTCGTCGCGACGCGGAAGGACTGGACCGAGCCGCCGTCCGTCACGGTGACCAGGCCTTCGGGAGTGGGCGCGGCCGCGACAGCGCTGGGCACCGCGGCACGGGCGGCCGAGTCCGCGCTGTTCTGCTGGTCCGCGGCGATCGCGGGTCCGGCGGCGGAGCTGCTGGTCGAGGACGACGACTGCGCGTTGTGCTGCAGGGCGACGACCAGGCCGCCCCCGGCGACGACGACGAGCAGACACACTGCCAGGAGGACCAGCCGCTCGGACCACTGCGAGTGGGAAAGCACCGTCGAACGGTCTGGCGGGCGCAGCGGGGTGACGCCGTGCGGGGCCGTCGGCCGGCGCCGGCCGGCCGACGGGCGCCCGGCGGAGCGCCCGCCCGCCGGCCGACGGCGAGCCGGACCGCCGCGGCGGCCCTCGCCGGCCGGCGGCATCGACGGGAGCGGCGTGGCGGTCAGCGCCTCCTGGATCCGGCGGGCGACATCCGGCGGCATGCTGACCGGCGCGAGCCGGGCCAGCTCGACCCGCACGCCGCGCAGCGCGACCACGGTCTGCTGGCAGACGGCGCAGCCTCGGACATGCCGGTCGACGGATCCAGGCGTCCGCTCGCCGTCCGCGTAGGCGTCCAGGAGGTCGCCCTCCGGATGCCGCGGCCCAGACCCGCCGCTGGCGTCCAACGGCGTCGGCCCGTTCCTGGCGCCCAAGGGATCAAGCCCGTTGTCGGCCGCCAGAGGCAGCGGCCCGTTGTCGGCCGCCGGGAGCATCGGCCCCGAGGGCCCGAGCTCGTCCCTGGCCTCCGAGGGCACAGATTCGCCGCGCTCGTCAGGACCCACCGCCGATCACCTCCCGCCTCTGGAAGACGGCGGGGGCGGCCGGCTGGTTCCCTGGACGCAGGTAGCCCAGCTCGGCCGCGAGCCGGGCCCGGCCGCGTGAGGCCCGGCTCTTGACCGTCCCGACGGGCACGTCGAGCAGCTCGGCCACCTGTGCCACCGGCAGTCCTTCGACGTCGACGAGGACGACGGCCGCCCGTAGCTGGGCCGGCAGCCGGGCCAGTGCGTCGGCGATGTCGAGGCGCAGCTCACCCTCGGCGTGGGCGTCCCGCGGGTCGGGTGGCTCGCGCTCCTCACCCTCGGGCGTGGTGGGCATGGGCACGGTCGTCGGGCGGGCGGCCTGCCGGCGCAGCCGGTCCAGCGCGGCGTTCACGGTGATCCGGTGCAGCCAGGTGCGGACGGCCGACTCACCGCGGAAGGCCGCGGCCCGCCTGTGCGCGGACAGCATGGCTTCCTGGACGGCGTCCGCGGCGTCCTCGGCATCGTGCAGGAGCCGGAAGGCGACGGACCAGAGCCGGTCGGCGTTGGCTCGGAACAGCTCGGCGAACGCCGTCGGGTCGCCGGCGACGTGCCGACGCAGCAGCTCGAGATCCGGGTCGTCGCGGCGTTCGGCCTCGGAGTCGGGCTCGCCGCCGGCCGAGTCGGGGGCGTCACTCTGGCCGGACGTCGGCATTCCCCACCACCCGGGCGCGCCGGCAGGGGCAGACGGTTCTGGCGAGTCGGGCTGGGCGGGCATGGCATGTGGCCGGACGGCGTTCGACGGCCCGGGTCAGGACAGGAATTTGATCTCGGCGATCGAGCCCTTGAACTTCGAGTCCGCGCCCTGCGGGATGTTCGTCAGCCACACGACCCAGTACCGGTGCGCACCACGTGGCGAGACGTTCACTGTCACGGTGCCCGAGGCGTTCTGCTGCTGTCCGACGACCTGGTAGAGACCCAGATTCTGGGCGTTGGCGTCGAACGAGTCGCCCGCGCGGATCTCGAACGAGTCCGGCGCGAGGGTGCCGAGCGTGACGACCACCTGGGACACGTCATGGCTCTGGCCGAGGTCGAACAGCAGGCCGACCCCCTTCTTCGCCGGATTGCCGAACGTATACGGCGGCAGGTAGCCCTCGGTCTCCCACTGGGTCGCGGGGTTGCCGTCGTACGCCCTGGCGACCTGGCCGTTGTTCTCGGAGCCGTCGCCCGGCGGCGGGTCGAAGGACACCACGTTCACCGGGGTGATCGGCACGCCGGCCGTCACGGTCGCCGACGCCGTCGGGGAGTTGTTGGCGCCGCCGCCGCCACCGTTGCTGCCCAGGTTGAGGCCCAGCACGACGGCGACGACTACGACGACGACCGCCAAAGCGATGATGACGATCAGCGGACGGCGACTGGTCCGGCCGGAGCGCCCGTGCGCCGCAGCTCGGCTCCCTGGCCGGGGGCCGGTCCCACCCGGGCCGGCCGCCTGGTAGCCGCGCTGCGCCGGTGGATAGCCCTCGTCCTGGTAGCTGGGCCGGTACCCGCCGCCACGGCCACGGTCGACCTGGGTCTCGCCCCTGTACTCGTCCCGGTAGCGGCCGCCGTCCTGGTAGCCGTTGTCGTAGTCGTCGTAGCCGTAACGGTCGTAGTCGTCCTGGTCGGGCGCGGCGAAACCGGCGGTCGACGGAAGGTTCGACGTGTCGGGGCCGTAGCCGTCGTAGCCGGCCATGGCCTCGGTGTCGGACGGCTCGTCACCGAAGGTCATCAGGCCGGTCGCGTGCAGGGCCTCGACCGGGGTGACCGCCTCGAGCTCGGCGATCAGCTCGGCGGCGGTGGTGATCGGCTCGGTGCCGGCCTCCTCGCCGCTGAGCGCGGCCATCGTGATCGCGTCCAGGTCGCGCGGCACCGCGTGGTTGAGCTGACGCGGGCTCTGGAGCCGGCCGTACGTGCCGTAGGGCGCCGCAGGCAGACCCGTGTCGCCGGCGAGCGGCCAGCAGCCGGTGAGGGCCGCGTAGAGCAGGCCGCCCAGGGCGCACACGTCGGCGGCCGCCGCGTCGGCGTCGGCGGGGGCATCGGCCGGCGCGGTGCCGTCGATGCCGGCGAGCACGGCGCCGACCTCGAGGTCGATGACCTTGACCGTGCCGTGGCCGGACACGATGACATCACCGGGACGAAGCCCGCCGTGGCGCAGCCCGCGTTCGTGCGCGGCGGCGATCACTCGGGCGGCACCGAGGACGACGGCGGACGCCTGGTCGGGCCGCAGCGGCTGGTCCTCGACGAGCTGGCGCAGGGTACGGCCGTCAACCCACTCGGTGATGACGTACGAGACCTGGCCGTTCTCGGTGTTGGTGACCGTCGCGTCGTAGGTGGACGCCGCGCCCGGGTGTACGAGCCGTCCGGAGCTGACCGCGGCCTGGAGAAGGGACTGCGCCGCCTCGCGGCGCGCGGGGTCGTCGTCGATGTGCTCGACAACCCGGACCGCGACGGGCCGGGTGAGCACCGTGTCGTCGCCGCGCCACAGGGTGACCGGGCCGCGCGAGCTGAGGACCCCGATCAGGCGGTACCGGCGGTCGAGGACCGACTCGGCGAGCAGCGTGCCGCCGCCGTGGGCATCGGAGGACGAGGCGTTGACCGTCACGTCATTGTCGACGTCCGCCGGCTGGGGCCGGTTGCCTGCCTCGACCACAACGCCTCCGTCGTCCCCAGCTCCATGGCGCCGTCGCCACCGTGCTCGCCTGGCCGTGCTGGTCTCGTATGTCGTCGCGTGGCCTGGCCGCCCGATCTTTGCACGCACCGTGTGGCCGTGTCCGCTGGTCTGGCGTCCGTGGGCTGGCGTTCGCTGTCGCTTGCCGGCCGATTGGCGATGTTCCCGGGTTTAGTCTACGGGGATCGCCCGGACAGGTCGCTCAGCCCCGGGGGAAACGTCGAGAAACCATCCGGGTCAGGGCCCTGACCTCAGGGATTCCCATCCGGGTAACCGTGCCGACGAACAACGGCAGGCCGACGACCGCCCCCGCCAGCACCGCCGAGAACGAGCCGACGAACCCGTTGCCGAGGACCGTGCGCAGCCCGTGCGCGACGGCGCTCGCGGCAGCCGCCCCGAGGCCCGCGGCGACGCTGATCCGCGCGAGCGTCGCGATGATCCGGTCGCCGTCCATCCCGCCGAGCCGCCGGCGCAGCAGCACACAGGTCACGCACAGGCCGACCAGATAGCCGACGGTGAAGGCGAGCGCGAGGGCGAGCGCGCGGTGCTCGGGCGGCAGCACATGGCTGATCACCACGGCCGCCGTCACGTTCGTCGCGACGACTCCGATGTTCACCAGCGACGGTGTCCGGCTGTCCTGATGGGCGTAGAAAACCCGTAGGTGCAGCTGGAACACCGAGAACGGCACCAGGGCGACGGCGAACGCCGAGAGCGTGTCGCCGACCGACAACGCCGACTCGTAGCCGAACGCGTCGTGGTTGAAGACACCGACGGCGATCGGCCGCCCCAACGCCAGCAGGAACAACGCCGCCGGCACGATCGCGGTCAGGCTGAGCCGGGTCGCCGTCGACAGGTCCTCGAGTACCAGCGCCCGGTCGCCGTCCGCCGCGTGCGCGCTCATCCGCGGCAGCAGTGCGGTGATCACGGAGACGCCGATGATCGCGTATGGCAGCTGGAAGAGCTGGTAGGCGTACGTGTAGACCGGGAACGAGTTCGTCGCGGTCGAAAGGTTCGTGATGACGAGGTACCCGAGCTGGCTGATGATGACCCACAGGAACGTCCAGCCCGCCAGCCGCAGCGCGCCCCGCAGACCCGGATGGGTCAGGTCCAGGCGCGGGCGGTAGCGGAAGCCGACCTTCCGTAGCGCCGGCAGCAGCGCGATGGTCATCAGTACGACGCCGATCGTCGTACCGGCCGCCAGCACGAGCTCCTGGGTGTTGGTGATCGTGTGTGCGCCGTTCACCTGTGGTGGGTGCGGCCCGGCGATGACGTAGGCGAACGCCACACAGGAGACGATCACCACGAGGTTGTTCAGCACGGGCGTGAACATCGGCGCGGCGAACGAGCCGCGGACGTTGAGGATCGCGCCGATCGTCGCGCCGACGCCGTAGAAGACGATCTGCGGCATGAACCAGCGCAGGAAGGTGGCGCCGAGCGCGCGTTCCGCGGCGGCGTCCGGCCCGGTGGCGTGCAGGTAGCTGTTGACGATCTGGGGCGCCAGGAACATGCCGACGGCGCAGGCGGCGCCGAGCAGCAGGATCATCAGCGTCAGCAGCGACGACGCGAACCGCTCACCGCCGTCCGGGTCCTCCTTGGTGGCCCGGACGAGCACCGGCACCACGACGCTGGTCAGGATGCCGCCGATCAGCAGGTCGTAGACGATGTTCGGGATCGTGTTCGCGACGTTGTAGGCGTTGCTGACCGCGCCGGCGCCGATCGTGACCGCGATCGCGACCGTCCGCAGGAACCCGGTGGCCCGCGAGGCGATCGTGCCGAGCGCCATGACGCCGCTGGCCCGGCCGAGGCTGCTCTTGCCGGTCCTGCCCGACGGGCGCTGGGCCGCGGCCCTGCCCGGTGCCGTCCGGCCCGCGGCTCCGGCGCTGCCCTGGATCCGGGTCTGCTGGCCGGTCCCGCCGCCCCTGGGCTGCTGGCCGGGGTCCCGGCGTGGCTGGGGGGGCTGCCGCGAGCCGGACCGCCGCGGGCGTGGCTGGGCGACCGTCTCCTCGCCGCGGCCCGACGCGCGGGCCACCGCCCGGTCGGTCCGCGCGACCATCCGGTCTGGCGGGATCGGCCGGCCCGTCCCGTCCGGGCGGGGGCGCTGCTGCCTCGGCGGCTCGGGCGGCGGGGTGGCCCGGCGGCCCTCGGCGCGGTGCGAGCCGAGCCTGCGGCCATCCCGGGACGGAAGCCGGGAGACGGGCGTCGTCGGGCGCGCCTCCGCCGCCCGGCCGCTCGGGGCCCGGTCGCCGGGCAGCGGCGGTGGGCTGGCGGGTGGGCCTGGCAGCCGGCTGGTCGGCGGTGCCTGCGGCGCGGGAGGCGGCGTGCGCGGGGTCGCCGGAAGGCGGCGGGTCGGCTCCGGGCCAGTGCCCGGTCGAGGACGACGATCCTCGCGATGCGGCTCGGCGCGGGCGTCGCGGGGCCGCTCGTCCCGCTCCCAGGGCTGCCGGTAGGGCTGGTTGCGCGGCGGCTGCAGGTAGCGCTCGTCCCGGTAGCCGGCGTCGGCGCGCCGCGGGTCGCGGCGTTCTCGCCCCCGGGGTTCTGGCTCCCGATGTCCTGGGTCCCGGAGCCCTGGGTCCCGGAGCCCTGGGTCGCGCTGCCTCGGGTCGCGCTGTCCTGGGCCTGCGCTCCCTGACGCCCGGTAGCCCGGCTCTGGGTCGCCCGGCTCCGGGTAGCCACGGCTGGCCGGCCGGCCGCCGGCGCGCCCGCGCTCCTGGTACCGGTCGTCGCCGTAGCCGTTCGCCTGCGGGCGGTCTGGCCGATAGTGGTTCGGAGCACCGCGGCCGGGCTCGTGTTCGTCGGCGTAGTGCGGGTCGGCGTAGTGCGGGTCGGCGTAGTACCGGTCGACGGGCCGCGGATCTCCGGCGTAGGGATCCGCGGAGTACGGATCGACCGAGTAAGGATCAGCGTGGTTGGGGTCGTCGCGGTAGCTGTCATCCCGGCGAGTGGGGCCTCCGCGGCGCCGCGGTCCCCGGGGACCGTCGGAACCGTCGGCCGGGCTCACGGCTCGCTCGGGTTGGCTGGCACCCCGCCAGCGTAGGCCCGTTCGACCTCGGTCCGTTGTGTTCCCGCGGCGTTCGCCTGGATTCGCCGGATGGGTACCGTGGCCCGATCCGTTGCCGCTGCCGTGTTCGGGCCAGTCGGGGTGACGCCGGCTACTGGTCCGGCGGAACCACCGCTGTCACCCCCGTCGCGGCGCTTGCGGCGCGACCGCCTGACCTGGCGCAGCACGACCGCCGCGACGAACAGTCCGATCGTGACATAGGTGATCGCGGTCGCGATCGAGCCGTACGCCGTGGAGCGGACCAGGATGCGGACCGGCTGGGCCGACAGCCGTTGCCCGTCCGGCGTCAGCACCTGGACGAAGACCGGGAACGTGCCGGCGGCGTCGGAACTGACCGAGATCTCCACCTGCGTCTTCGCGCCCGGGGCGACGGTCAGCGCCATCCGCGCCGCCGAGCGCAGCCGAGTCTTGTCGTTGGAGGACAGGGAGAGGATCACGGTCATCGGGTAGCCGCCGCCGCCCTGCTGGTCGCTGATGTTCTGCACACTCAGCGGGACGGCGCCGTTGCGGCTGGTAAGCGTGACCTTCTGTGAAGCGACGACCTCGACATTGGCGCGGATCTGGCTGATCCGGCCGTCGACCTCCTGGCTGAGCCGGACGGCGCCGGAGCGGTCGGGCCGCCAGTCGACGGACAGCGCGGTCAGCAGGGTGTTCAGCATCGGGTTGATGACGGTGGCGCGCCCGTCCTG contains the following coding sequences:
- a CDS encoding N-acetylmuramoyl-L-alanine amidase: MKLLRLGDRGTRVADARVALAYLSFLPAAPRQPDGEEGGAADAELFDDDLDRAVRAFQQSRGLSVDGIIGPDTARSLEEARHGLGDRLLFHAPGQSLTGDDVAALQERLSNMGFDVGRSDGIFGPRTESAVRDFQRNRGLEPDGRCGPHTLRELKRLERTVTGGRPDMLRESVRLLVRGPSLLGMLVAIDAGHGGDDQGVVAHGLTERNVVADLARRLEARLLSSGLETFRVHTEDESPDEAERARRANEQGADLLVSLHLDASDSPKAEGISCYYFGNARGSSAVGERLAALIQKELVSRTDLVDCWTHAKTWDLLRRTTMPAVRIEVGYLTNARDAAALGSPNYRANVAEAILAAIQRLYLPPEQDPPTGQLRVPRVATPS
- the trxA gene encoding thioredoxin → MAGATTPVTDSTFDAEVLKSDKPVLVDFWAEWCGPCKMVAPVLEEIAATHGDQLRIVKLNIDENPQTARAYQIMSIPTMAVFVDGAIAKSIVGAKPKSVLLKDLAEYI
- the trxB gene encoding thioredoxin-disulfide reductase translates to MTAQDSGVRDVIIVGSGPAGYTAAIYTARASLHPLVFEGAVSAGGALMTTTEVENFPGWPEGIQGPDLMDNLRKQAERFGAELVTDDVTEVDLTATPKVVKVGEETYYAKTVILATGSAYRKLGVPDEGKLLGRGVSACATCDGFFFRDQDIVVVGGGDSAMEEATFLTRFASSVTVVHRRDKLRASAIMAERALANPKIKFRWNAVVTGLEGDSKLTGVRLKDTVTGADDKLDVTGLFVAIGHVPRSDLFRDQVTLDDEGYVLVEAPSTRTNLDGVFAAGDVVDHTYRQAITAAGTGCAAALDAERWIAAHEKDA
- the sigM gene encoding RNA polymerase sigma factor SigM — encoded protein: MPAQPDSPEPSAPAGAPGWWGMPTSGQSDAPDSAGGEPDSEAERRDDPDLELLRRHVAGDPTAFAELFRANADRLWSVAFRLLHDAEDAADAVQEAMLSAHRRAAAFRGESAVRTWLHRITVNAALDRLRRQAARPTTVPMPTTPEGEEREPPDPRDAHAEGELRLDIADALARLPAQLRAAVVLVDVEGLPVAQVAELLDVPVGTVKSRASRGRARLAAELGYLRPGNQPAAPAVFQRREVIGGGS
- a CDS encoding protein kinase family protein — its product is MVEAGNRPQPADVDNDVTVNASSSDAHGGGTLLAESVLDRRYRLIGVLSSRGPVTLWRGDDTVLTRPVAVRVVEHIDDDPARREAAQSLLQAAVSSGRLVHPGAASTYDATVTNTENGQVSYVITEWVDGRTLRQLVEDQPLRPDQASAVVLGAARVIAAAHERGLRHGGLRPGDVIVSGHGTVKVIDLEVGAVLAGIDGTAPADAPADADAAAADVCALGGLLYAALTGCWPLAGDTGLPAAPYGTYGRLQSPRQLNHAVPRDLDAITMAALSGEEAGTEPITTAAELIAELEAVTPVEALHATGLMTFGDEPSDTEAMAGYDGYGPDTSNLPSTAGFAAPDQDDYDRYGYDDYDNGYQDGGRYRDEYRGETQVDRGRGGGYRPSYQDEGYPPAQRGYQAAGPGGTGPRPGSRAAAHGRSGRTSRRPLIVIIALAVVVVVVAVVLGLNLGSNGGGGGANNSPTASATVTAGVPITPVNVVSFDPPPGDGSENNGQVARAYDGNPATQWETEGYLPPYTFGNPAKKGVGLLFDLGQSHDVSQVVVTLGTLAPDSFEIRAGDSFDANAQNLGLYQVVGQQQNASGTVTVNVSPRGAHRYWVVWLTNIPQGADSKFKGSIAEIKFLS
- the murJ gene encoding murein biosynthesis integral membrane protein MurJ; this encodes MSPADGSDGPRGPRRRGGPTRRDDSYRDDPNHADPYSVDPYSADPYAGDPRPVDRYYADPHYADPHYADEHEPGRGAPNHYRPDRPQANGYGDDRYQERGRAGGRPASRGYPEPGDPEPGYRASGSAGPGQRDPRQRDPGLRDPGLRDPGHREPEPRGRERRDPRRADAGYRDERYLQPPRNQPYRQPWERDERPRDARAEPHREDRRPRPGTGPEPTRRLPATPRTPPPAPQAPPTSRLPGPPASPPPLPGDRAPSGRAAEARPTTPVSRLPSRDGRRLGSHRAEGRRATPPPEPPRQQRPRPDGTGRPIPPDRMVARTDRAVARASGRGEETVAQPRPRRSGSRQPPQPRRDPGQQPRGGGTGQQTRIQGSAGAAGRTAPGRAAAQRPSGRTGKSSLGRASGVMALGTIASRATGFLRTVAIAVTIGAGAVSNAYNVANTIPNIVYDLLIGGILTSVVVPVLVRATKEDPDGGERFASSLLTLMILLLGAACAVGMFLAPQIVNSYLHATGPDAAAERALGATFLRWFMPQIVFYGVGATIGAILNVRGSFAAPMFTPVLNNLVVIVSCVAFAYVIAGPHPPQVNGAHTITNTQELVLAAGTTIGVVLMTIALLPALRKVGFRYRPRLDLTHPGLRGALRLAGWTFLWVIISQLGYLVITNLSTATNSFPVYTYAYQLFQLPYAIIGVSVITALLPRMSAHAADGDRALVLEDLSTATRLSLTAIVPAALFLLALGRPIAVGVFNHDAFGYESALSVGDTLSAFAVALVPFSVFQLHLRVFYAHQDSRTPSLVNIGVVATNVTAAVVISHVLPPEHRALALALAFTVGYLVGLCVTCVLLRRRLGGMDGDRIIATLARISVAAGLGAAAASAVAHGLRTVLGNGFVGSFSAVLAGAVVGLPLFVGTVTRMGIPEVRALTRMVSRRFPRG